In Crassostrea angulata isolate pt1a10 chromosome 4, ASM2561291v2, whole genome shotgun sequence, one genomic interval encodes:
- the LOC128181582 gene encoding uncharacterized protein LOC128181582 isoform X2, with protein sequence MDDMVDLIQQMERKLRGIHTFPKASSLPRDLQVRLYMTEKHALQVFLQSLTVEQLRLILQMFKTRCLISEEIYDYCCDLFLLKRDITIENFQFLIQHLLNRCTYGLPYIVYVMHHFGHVELAYQLYNIYLNLNISPMIVHKIDASSRKKIQNYFEIMKTNIQYMVFKDPFNFFKKLSVHFRQKIADTHPSSTKFAVLCDKYVVLLALTMDTLVNKTIEISPDDQVFHDMERFAAMTSCPDLSRCMLYGRRAVVLSFANKKGEGEELVKEALVCAHRVSACLETVDLLYKIVLFLRVWYQHFPQITTNAIYGHYRMAMQILENEPDDRREVWAMKFTFRLLCCFLGLGMHCRFIKHFNCTNNVKTESERLLKKYQSSETGLRLKMYFSIAKSRLHHLKGDTDTALEHILLAKEIAMKGKYVELKTILESEQTLYMSDAAPLFVEEESSDSENIVSLCIPEPIQLPNSFQSPKNQSVELTNFSNLRPLPASVPSGEGTINSVSENARDDEQEVNTNEEPRRSHDFSQETIHIRSSKNEFN encoded by the exons ATGGATG ACATGGTAGATCTCATTCAACAAATGGAGAGGAAATTACGTGGCATACACACATTTCCAAAAGCCTCCAGTTTGCCTCGTGATCTTCAGGTTCGTCTTTATATGACCGAAAAACACGCACTTCAAGTTTTCCTCCAGTCGTTAACAGTTGAACAACTGAGACTTATTCTTCAGATGTTCAAAACAAGATGTCTTATAAGCGAAGAAATTTACGATTATTGTTGTGATTTGTTCCTTCTCAAACGAGACATAACAATAGAAAACTTTCAATTCCTAATTCAGCACCTGTTGAATAGATGTACTTATGGATTACCATACATTGTGTATGTAATGCACCACTTTGGCCACGTGGAGCTGGCTTATCAGTTATACAATATTTACCTCAATCTCAATATATCTCCAATGATTGTCCACAAAATTGATGCATCgagcagaaaaaaaattcaaaattatttcgaGATCATGAAAACAAACATTCAATACATGGTGTTCAAAgatccttttaattttttcaaaaaactttcTGTCCATTTTAGGCAAAAGATAGCAGACACACATCCCTCATCAACAAAGTTTGCTGTCTTGTGTGATAAATATGTTGTGCTTTTAGCCCTCACAATGGACACTCTGGTTAATAAAACTATTGAGATCAGTCCAGATGACCAAGTCTTTCATGACATGGAACGCTTTGCAGCCATGACGTCATGTCCGGATCTGTCTCGATGCATGCTTTACGGTAGAAGGGCCGTTGTCTTGTCATTCGCTAACAAAAAAGGGGAGGGCGAAGAACTGGTCAAAGAGGCCTTGGTCTGCGCACACAGAGTTTCTGCTTGTTTGGAAACTGTTGACCTGCTGTATAAAATCGTTCTTTTTCTTCGTGTTTGGTATCAACATTTTCCTCAGATTACAACAAATGCAATTTACGGTCATTATAGAATGGCAATGCAGATCTTAGAAAATGAACCGGACGACCGCAGGGAAGTTTGGGCAATGAAGTTTACATTTCGTCTGTTGTGTTGTTTTTTGGGATTGGGAATGCACTGTCgttttatcaaacattttaacTGTACTAACAATGTAAAAACAGAATCGGAaagacttttgaaaaaatatcaatcttCCGAAACTGGACTTCGTTTAAAAATGTACTTTTCTATAGCTAAATCTAGATTACATCATTTAAAGGGGGACACTGATACAGCATTGGAACATATACTTCTGGCAAAAGAGATTGCAATGAAAGGCAAATATGTTGAATTGAAAACTATTTTAGAGTCGGAACAAACTTTATATATGTCTGACGCTGCGCCATTGTTTGTGGAGGAAGAGAGCAGCGATTCTGAGAATATTGTCAGTCTTTGTATTCCAGAACCCATCCAGCTTCCGAATTCTTTTCAGAGTCCCAAAAATCAGTCTGTAGAATTGACAAATTTTTCTAACCTACGCCCTTTGCCTGCCTCGGTCCCCAGCGGTGAAGGAACTATTAACAGTGTGTCTGAAAACGCTAGAGACGATGAACAGGAAGTAAATACTAATGAAGAGCCGCGAAGGTCCCACGACTTCTCTCAGGAAACTATTCATATTAGGtcatcaaaaaatgaatttaattaa
- the LOC128181582 gene encoding uncharacterized protein LOC128181582 isoform X1: MQQPTISRSTRRGAIDTTYRHQNQDLDIVPAYLPKPSSRVWIIRDQDGVQYAGRQDMVDLIQQMERKLRGIHTFPKASSLPRDLQVRLYMTEKHALQVFLQSLTVEQLRLILQMFKTRCLISEEIYDYCCDLFLLKRDITIENFQFLIQHLLNRCTYGLPYIVYVMHHFGHVELAYQLYNIYLNLNISPMIVHKIDASSRKKIQNYFEIMKTNIQYMVFKDPFNFFKKLSVHFRQKIADTHPSSTKFAVLCDKYVVLLALTMDTLVNKTIEISPDDQVFHDMERFAAMTSCPDLSRCMLYGRRAVVLSFANKKGEGEELVKEALVCAHRVSACLETVDLLYKIVLFLRVWYQHFPQITTNAIYGHYRMAMQILENEPDDRREVWAMKFTFRLLCCFLGLGMHCRFIKHFNCTNNVKTESERLLKKYQSSETGLRLKMYFSIAKSRLHHLKGDTDTALEHILLAKEIAMKGKYVELKTILESEQTLYMSDAAPLFVEEESSDSENIVSLCIPEPIQLPNSFQSPKNQSVELTNFSNLRPLPASVPSGEGTINSVSENARDDEQEVNTNEEPRRSHDFSQETIHIRSSKNEFN, translated from the exons ATGCAGCAACCCACGATCTCTCGCTCCACACGGCGTGGTGCCATAGACACTACATATAGGCATCAAAACCAGGATCTTGATATCGTTCCAGCTTATCTTCCAAAGCCATCTTCCAGAGTTTGGATTATTCGAGATCAAGATGGCGTTCAATATGCAGGTCGTCAAG ACATGGTAGATCTCATTCAACAAATGGAGAGGAAATTACGTGGCATACACACATTTCCAAAAGCCTCCAGTTTGCCTCGTGATCTTCAGGTTCGTCTTTATATGACCGAAAAACACGCACTTCAAGTTTTCCTCCAGTCGTTAACAGTTGAACAACTGAGACTTATTCTTCAGATGTTCAAAACAAGATGTCTTATAAGCGAAGAAATTTACGATTATTGTTGTGATTTGTTCCTTCTCAAACGAGACATAACAATAGAAAACTTTCAATTCCTAATTCAGCACCTGTTGAATAGATGTACTTATGGATTACCATACATTGTGTATGTAATGCACCACTTTGGCCACGTGGAGCTGGCTTATCAGTTATACAATATTTACCTCAATCTCAATATATCTCCAATGATTGTCCACAAAATTGATGCATCgagcagaaaaaaaattcaaaattatttcgaGATCATGAAAACAAACATTCAATACATGGTGTTCAAAgatccttttaattttttcaaaaaactttcTGTCCATTTTAGGCAAAAGATAGCAGACACACATCCCTCATCAACAAAGTTTGCTGTCTTGTGTGATAAATATGTTGTGCTTTTAGCCCTCACAATGGACACTCTGGTTAATAAAACTATTGAGATCAGTCCAGATGACCAAGTCTTTCATGACATGGAACGCTTTGCAGCCATGACGTCATGTCCGGATCTGTCTCGATGCATGCTTTACGGTAGAAGGGCCGTTGTCTTGTCATTCGCTAACAAAAAAGGGGAGGGCGAAGAACTGGTCAAAGAGGCCTTGGTCTGCGCACACAGAGTTTCTGCTTGTTTGGAAACTGTTGACCTGCTGTATAAAATCGTTCTTTTTCTTCGTGTTTGGTATCAACATTTTCCTCAGATTACAACAAATGCAATTTACGGTCATTATAGAATGGCAATGCAGATCTTAGAAAATGAACCGGACGACCGCAGGGAAGTTTGGGCAATGAAGTTTACATTTCGTCTGTTGTGTTGTTTTTTGGGATTGGGAATGCACTGTCgttttatcaaacattttaacTGTACTAACAATGTAAAAACAGAATCGGAaagacttttgaaaaaatatcaatcttCCGAAACTGGACTTCGTTTAAAAATGTACTTTTCTATAGCTAAATCTAGATTACATCATTTAAAGGGGGACACTGATACAGCATTGGAACATATACTTCTGGCAAAAGAGATTGCAATGAAAGGCAAATATGTTGAATTGAAAACTATTTTAGAGTCGGAACAAACTTTATATATGTCTGACGCTGCGCCATTGTTTGTGGAGGAAGAGAGCAGCGATTCTGAGAATATTGTCAGTCTTTGTATTCCAGAACCCATCCAGCTTCCGAATTCTTTTCAGAGTCCCAAAAATCAGTCTGTAGAATTGACAAATTTTTCTAACCTACGCCCTTTGCCTGCCTCGGTCCCCAGCGGTGAAGGAACTATTAACAGTGTGTCTGAAAACGCTAGAGACGATGAACAGGAAGTAAATACTAATGAAGAGCCGCGAAGGTCCCACGACTTCTCTCAGGAAACTATTCATATTAGGtcatcaaaaaatgaatttaattaa
- the LOC128181094 gene encoding S-formylglutathione hydrolase-like, whose translation MLLVSRCLKTISIPILSRYQSCLSTMALTEVSSNKMFGGYQKVFSHESKEVKCTMKFGIFLPPQAENGKCPILYWLSGLTCTEQNFVTKAGAQRVAAELGFVVVAPDTSPRGCNIEGEEDGWDFGTGAGFYVNATQEKWKTNYRMYSYVTEELPALINANFPVLGDKQGIFGHSMGGHGALICALKNPGKYLSVSAFAPICNPVNCPWGKKAFSGYLGDNQEDWKEYDACCLVKKYNGPPLKILVDQGKADNFLPAGQLLPDNFVTACAEAKMELVMRMQEGYDHSYYFMATFMEDHVRHHAKFLK comes from the exons ATGTTGTTAGTCAGCCGGTGTTTGAAAACTATCAGCATTCCCATTCTCTCACGATATCAGAGTTGTTT aTCAACCATGGCTTTAACAGAAGTTTCAAGCAACAAAATGTTTGGAGGCTATCAAAAAGTCTTCAGTCATGAAAG CAAAGAAGTGAAATGCACCATGAAGTTTGGCATCTTCCTACCTCCACAGGCTGAGAATGGAAAGTGCCCCATCCTCTACTGGCTGTCAG GACTGACCTGCACAGAACAGAATTTCGTCACCAAGGCAGGAGCCCAGCGGGTGGCTGCTGAGCTTGGCTTTGTGGTTGTTGCCCCAGATACCAGTCCAA GAGGTTGTAACATAGAGGGAGAGGAAGATGGCTGGGACTTTGGGACAGGGGCGGGGTTTTACGTCAACGCCACCCAAGAGAAGTGGAAGACCAACTACAGAATGTACTCCTACGTGACGGAGGAG cttCCAGCACTTATAAATGCAAATTTTCCTGTTCTTGGAGATAAACAGGGTATATTTGGTCACAG CATGGGTGGACATGGTGCCCTCATCTGTGCACTGAAGAACCCTGGGAAATACTTGAGTGTGAGTGCATTTGCACCCATTTGTAATCCGGTCAACTGTCCCTGGGGAAAGAAGGCCTTCTCTGGTTACCTAGGAGACAACCAAGAGGATTGGAAG GAATATGATGCCTGTTGTCTGGTGAAGAAATATAACGGTCCACCATTGAAGATTTTGGTTGATCAG ggaAAGGCTGATAATTTCCTGCCAGCAGGCCAACTCCTCCCTGATAACTTTGTGACGGCCTGTGCTGAGGCCAAGATGGAGCTGGTCATGAGGATGCAAGAG GGGTATGACCATAGCTACTATTTCATGGCAACCTTCATGGAGGATCATGTGAGACACCATGCCAAGTTCCTGAAGTGA